In the Quercus lobata isolate SW786 chromosome 5, ValleyOak3.0 Primary Assembly, whole genome shotgun sequence genome, one interval contains:
- the LOC115992081 gene encoding uncharacterized protein LOC115992081, which produces MSSISHGLVLATAMVISSTVLYLSCRQRSFPPSHLSRNQNSQQPQKLILRSCLHSGEKKRERKKKKVQFAENVKEPSGNGEEYRKGQMQMKLSKFIEENCRNKIPTIGGMQENRTALYNGILKDRVRVQRMQCSC; this is translated from the exons ATGTCTTCCATATCACATGGTTTAGTCTTGGCCACAGCCATGGTTATCTCTAGCACCGTACTCTATCTTTCTTGTAGGCAAAGGTCTTTCCCACCATCCCATCTTTCCCGGAATCAAAATTCCCAGCAGCCTCAAAAGCTAATTCTACGTTCTTGTCTACATTCAG gggaaaagaaaagggagagaaagaagaagaaggtgcaATTTGCTGAGAATGTGAAGGAACCAAGTGGGAATGGTGAGGAGTACAGGAAAGGGCAGATGCAGATGAAGTTGAGCAAATTTATTGAAGAGAATTGCAGAAACAAAATCCCCACAATTGGTGGAATGCAAGAGAATCGGACTGCTTTGTATAATGGAATTCTCAAGGATCGTGTCCGTGTGCAAAGGATGCAGTGCTCATGTTGA